From the Candidatus Poseidoniia archaeon genome, the window CAGTAAGCGCACGCCAGCTGGAGCGGCTCGCGGCTGCGCAGCAGCAACCGGCTGGCGGCGCCACGTTCGTTGTTGGAAATGCAGTTGGTGTTGGGGCAGCGCGCGACCCCGGAAACTTCCTCGGGAATTTCGACCGCCGTCTTCTCGGCGACCGAATAGTTGCGAATGATGTTGACGTGCGCGCCGGGCGAGAGCAGCGCGATGCGCTCGGTTTCGCTATCGGTCAGTTCGCGGTCCTCAATCTTGATGATGTCCTTGCGCCCCTGCTTGGAGCTGGGAACGTTAATCAGCAGGCTGACCGTATTACCGGTGCCCGCCACGTCGAGGATATCGAGAATCTTTAGCCCGGCACCAGCGTGCAGGTGGTCAATCACGGTGCCGTTACGAATCGGCTGCACCTTGAGCAGGTTGTCCGCCATCAGTCGCCCCCGAGCAGCATTTCCAGCAGTGCCATTCGCACCGGGACGCCGTTGAACGCCTGTCGGAAGTAGGCGGCGTGGTCGGTCTCGTCAACGTCGGTCGCAATCTCGCCGACGCGCGGGAGCGGGTGCAGTACTCGCAGTTCTGGCTTCGCGTCGCGCAGCGTCTCGGCCGAAATGGTGTAGGCGCCAGCAATCCGTACGTAGTCCTCCGGGTCGGGGAAGCGCTCCTTCTGTATGCGGGTGACGTAGAGCAGGTCCAGCTCCGGCAGCACCTCGTCGAGCGCAGTGTGCGCGCTCCAGCCGTCGGGCAAGCCCGTGGTCACGCGGCGCGGCATCGCCAGACTCCGGGGCGCGATGAAGTGCAGCGTAGCATCGTAGCGCGCCAGCGCCGCAGCGAGCGAGTGGACCGTGCGGCCGTAGCGCAAATCCCCGAGAAGGCCGACCGTCAGCCCCTCCAGCTTGCCCAGTTCCTCGCGAATCGTGAAGAGGTCGAGCAGCGTCTGCGTCGGGTGCTGTCCCGCGCCGTCGCCGCCGTTGATTACCGGGACGTCGGAGATTTCAGCCGCCAGTCGCGCCGAGCCTTCCTGCGGGTGGCGCAGCACAATCGCGTCAGCGTAGCCGGCGACCATTCGCACCGCGTCAGCCAGCGTCTCGCCTTTCAGGTGCGAAGTCGCCTTCGGGTCGGCGAAGCCGATGATGTTGCCGCCCAGCCGGTGCATGGCGGTCTCGAAGGAGAGCCGCGTGCGCGTCGAGGGTTCGAAGAAGCAGGTGGCGAGGATTTTCCCGGCGAGTGTGTCGCTGCGCTTTTCGCCGCGCGCTACCGGCAGTAGCTCGCGTGCGCGGTCGATAATGGACGCGATTTCGTCATCGGCGAGGTCCTGTATGGTGACGACGTGGTCCACGGCGGGCGCAGGGAGGGGGGTCTTTTAGGGTTAACTTGGCGCGCCACGCCGGGTTTCGAGGACGCGATTGCCTTCGCCGAGGATGACGATGCGTGGCTGCCATTCCCCGGCTTCGGCAGGAGTCATCCCGGCGAAAGTGGCGACGATGACACGGTCGCCCGGCTCGGCCATGTGCGCCGCGGCGCCGTTGACGCACGCCTCGCCCTGGCCGGGGTGGAGCATGGCGTAGGTCACCAACCGCGTGCCGCGGGTGATGTTCCAGATGTGCACCTGCTCGTGCTCCCCGATATCGGTCGCCTTGAGCAGGTCGGCGCTGAGGCCGATGGAGCCTTCGTATTCGAGGTCGGCCGCGGTGACGCACAGGTTGTGCAGCTTCGATTTGAGCAGCGTAAGCCGCATGCGCGGCCCCCGCTCTCGCGCGCTTAAAGCGTTTGCATGCGCAACGGTTTATACCTGCGCAACAGGGGGCGGCGCCCATGGAAGATACCGGCCTGAGGCTGGCGCGCAATCCACTGGCGCGCAGCGTCTGGATGCTGCTGGGCCACGCTTGCGTCGCCATCGGCACCATCGGCGCGTATGTGCCGGGACTGCCGACCGTCTCGTTCTACGTGCTGGCGGCGGCGTTCTACGCGCGCGGCTCGGAGATGTTCTACAACTGGCTGCTGCACCACCCGGTCTTCGGCCACTACGTCCGCGACTACCGCGCCGGGCTGGGGATGCCGTTCCGCTCGAAGGTCTACACGATTGCGATGATGTGGGTCGCCGTTACATACGCGGTCTACGCGCTGACGCGGCTGGGCGACCCGGGCTACGGGCAGGCGACGGTGCTGCTGGCTGGCGTCATCGGCGCCTGGTTTGTCGGCCTGCACATCCCGACGCAGCACACCGACCGCGAAGCGAATATGCGCTGGCTGCTGCGCATCCTTGGCGCCGCTTGCGCGGCGCTGTTCGCGGCGATAGCATGGCTGGCGGCCGGGCCGCTGCAACTGCTGGCGCTGGCGGGGGCCGTGATTGCCGCTGGACTGACAGCAAGGGCTTAAGTTGCTCGAGCGTTCGCGCGGCGTGGCAGCGCGTAAGGATACTAACACCGCCTACAAGATTTATGCGCCGGTCTACGACCGCGTTTTCGCGCCCAGCTTCGCCGAAGGGCATACACGGATGGTCGAGGCGCTCGACGCACAGCAGGGCGAGCGGGTGCTGGAAGTGGGAGTCGGCACCGGCATTTCGCTGCGCCACTACGTAGCCGGCGTCAGGGTCGACGCGCTCGACTTCAGCGCGGCGATGCTGAAGAAGGCACGCAAGCGGATTGACAAGGGCGAGGTAGCTGCGGAGGTGACGCTGCACCAGATGGACGCGCACAAGCTGGAATTCGACGACGGTACGTTCGACCACGCAGTGGTAGCGCACGCGATTGCCGTCGTGGCGGAGCCGGAAGTGGTACTGCGCGAGATGATGCGCGTCACCCGACCCGGTGGCAAGCTGGTGGTGGTCAACCACTACAAGGACGAACCGGGGAAACTCTGGCGCGCGTGGAACCCGGTGCGACGGAAGCTGGGGCTGGGCGAGCACTTCGACCTTCCGGAGCTTTTGGAGGCGTGCGGGCTGGAAATCGTGAGCGACGATATCGTCAACCGCATCAAGTCGCGGCTGATTGTGACGCGGCTGCCCACCTAGAGGCCGTGGCGCGCGACGTGCAGGCCGTAGCTCCCGAGGATTTGCGGCGCGATTTGCAGCGACTCGGCGTTAATTTGCTCGATAGTGTCATACTTGGTATGGTACTCAGCCGACCCGGAGCCGTAGCCAGTGGCGGTCGTGAAGCCCTCCATCGCGAAGGTGCGGTGATCGGACGGCCCCGCCGCGGCTGAGTAGCTGACTGGCGTCTGGTAATCAGTTGCCAGCGCGGGGAACCGTTCGCGCCACAATTGCATGACCGCCTCGATTTCTGCTTTCAGGTCGGGGTCGTTGACCTCGAACGGGATGCGGTCGCCGCTCTCCCCAAGGTCAGCGTGGGTCATGTCAAAATTCAGGTAGAGCCGTAAGTCGCTCTGCAGGGCCGCTTCGT encodes:
- the pyrB gene encoding aspartate carbamoyltransferase gives rise to the protein MDHVVTIQDLADDEIASIIDRARELLPVARGEKRSDTLAGKILATCFFEPSTRTRLSFETAMHRLGGNIIGFADPKATSHLKGETLADAVRMVAGYADAIVLRHPQEGSARLAAEISDVPVINGGDGAGQHPTQTLLDLFTIREELGKLEGLTVGLLGDLRYGRTVHSLAAALARYDATLHFIAPRSLAMPRRVTTGLPDGWSAHTALDEVLPELDLLYVTRIQKERFPDPEDYVRIAGAYTISAETLRDAKPELRVLHPLPRVGEIATDVDETDHAAYFRQAFNGVPVRMALLEMLLGGD
- a CDS encoding YbaN family protein; translated protein: MEDTGLRLARNPLARSVWMLLGHACVAIGTIGAYVPGLPTVSFYVLAAAFYARGSEMFYNWLLHHPVFGHYVRDYRAGLGMPFRSKVYTIAMMWVAVTYAVYALTRLGDPGYGQATVLLAGVIGAWFVGLHIPTQHTDREANMRWLLRILGAACAALFAAIAWLAAGPLQLLALAGAVIAAGLTARA
- a CDS encoding methyltransferase domain-containing protein, whose translation is MAARKDTNTAYKIYAPVYDRVFAPSFAEGHTRMVEALDAQQGERVLEVGVGTGISLRHYVAGVRVDALDFSAAMLKKARKRIDKGEVAAEVTLHQMDAHKLEFDDGTFDHAVVAHAIAVVAEPEVVLREMMRVTRPGGKLVVVNHYKDEPGKLWRAWNPVRRKLGLGEHFDLPELLEACGLEIVSDDIVNRIKSRLIVTRLPT
- a CDS encoding aspartate 1-decarboxylase, translating into MRLTLLKSKLHNLCVTAADLEYEGSIGLSADLLKATDIGEHEQVHIWNITRGTRLVTYAMLHPGQGEACVNGAAAHMAEPGDRVIVATFAGMTPAEAGEWQPRIVILGEGNRVLETRRGAPS
- the pyrI gene encoding aspartate carbamoyltransferase regulatory subunit → MADNLLKVQPIRNGTVIDHLHAGAGLKILDILDVAGTGNTVSLLINVPSSKQGRKDIIKIEDRELTDSETERIALLSPGAHVNIIRNYSVAEKTAVEIPEEVSGVARCPNTNCISNNERGAASRLLLRSREPLQLACAYCARLVAEEELQFL